A window of Maioricimonas rarisocia genomic DNA:
GAAGCCGGATTATCGGCTTCCGTTGGTTGTGGAGCTCCCCCACCGGGAGGCGACTACGATGCACGTTGTCCGCAACCGACTGCCGGAAGGAAAGTGGTGCGTCCAGAGCCCGACGTCGCTCGGAGTCCGCGCGGGGGGGACTCCCGCACGACCCGGGAATCCTCGGGTGCCCCACTGCGGCTTCAGTCGGGATAGCAGTGGCCGATGCGATGGGCTGGGCAGAAAGATGCCCGCTGTCGGTTCGGCAATAAGTGAGGGCCGTGGACAGAGAGGCGATGTCATATTGATCGGCGGGCGAGTTCGCAGCTACAGTAATAGCAATGGAGTCACGACCAACGACAGGAGTGACGACTTTGTCGGGGTGGCTCAGGCGCGAGTGGCAGTGTCCCTTCCTGGTGTTTCGTCTTCAGCACTTTGAGTGTGCGTGTCTATGAGCGGCTGGCTACCATCATCACCGACGCTGGGGGCGACCTGAATCGAGATTTCAACGCAATCATCTGCTTCAATGTGTGACTGAACGCGGGGGCCGAGTGATGCAGAGCGACATTGGCAATCCGTTAAGTGGCAGGGCTTCTCACCGCTCCGCCTTCACACTCGTTGAACTCCTGGTCGCGATTGCCATCATCGGCATCCTCCTCGCCCTGCTCCTGCCGGCCGTCCAGCAGGTCCGCGCCACCGCGCGACGCACCCAGTGCCGCAACCACCTCCGGCAGATCGGCCTGGCCTTCCACAATCACGAATCGCAGTACGGCCGGTTTCCTTCCAACGGCTGGGGGTTTTTGTGGGTGGGGGATCCGGATCGCGGCACCGACGAGAACCAGCCGGGCGGATGGATCTACAACCTGCTCCCCTTCGTCGAACAGTCCGCACTTCGCGACATGGGCAAAGGACAGACCGGCACCGACCGCCTCGCTGCGTTGGGCGACCTGACGGAGCAACCGCTGCCGCTGTTCAAATGCCCGGCCCGTCCCGCACCGCAGGAGGGCGTGCACAACCCGCTGCTGCCCCCCAACAATGCCGAGTGGCGGGTGATCGTCGCCCGGACCGACTATGCCGTGAACGAGGGAGACTTCATTACTGATACGCTCATGGGACCGTCCACGCTCGAGGAGGGGGACAGCGGCAGCTATGCCTGGCGGGATACGACCAACGCAACCGGCATCTGCTTTCAGCGCAGCCGCGTCCGCTTCGCCGACATCCGGGACGGTGCCTCCAACACCTATCTGGTCGGCGAGAAATACGTCAGCCGGCTGCACTATCAGGACGAGGGAGACCCCGGCTACGACCAGAGCATGTACGGCGGCGTCGATCTGGACCTGAACCGCTGGACGATCGCTCCCCCCGAGCCGGACGGCGAACCGGTGGGTATCGATGCGGCCCGGCAGTTCGGCAGTGCCCACCCGGACGGCTGTCACTTCGTGATGTGCGACGGCTCGGTCCGGCAGGTGTCGTACAGCGTCGATGCCGAGGTCCACCGCTCGCTCGGCAACCGCCGCGATGGACTGCCGCTCGGCGGACAGCCGTAGGTCCAGGATGGCCTGACAGGCGACGGAACGTGCCAGCCCAGTGATTTCTGCCGTGCGACTCGACGCTCTGAGGTTGTCACATCTGGAGCGTCGCTGCGGCTACGGTCGCTTCACTACTTCTTCCGCTGTCTCTGTGCCATCGGCTGCTCGGCGTCCACCGCTGCCAGGTAGTCAGTCAGCATCTTCCGCAGGCGAGCTGCCCGCTCGGGATCGGATGCACTCAGGTCGTTCGATTCGGCGGGGTCCGCGTGAACGTCGAACAGGGCCGTCGACCGGATCTTTCCGTTGGCGTTCCATTCGACGAACAGCTTGTAGCGGCCCTCCCGTATTGCCGACATCCGCCGCCGCGGCCGGTGGAAGATGAGAGCGTCCGCAGGTCGCTCGACGGTTCCCTCTTCCGGATTGGTCAGCAGTGCCGCGAAGCTTCCGCCATCCACACTATCGGGCAGCGTCTGCGTGCCACCTGCCAGGTCGTGAAACGTCGGCAGCAAGTCGTATCCGCTGACAGGCAGATGACAATGGGAACCGGCTTCGATGCCGGGGCCGCGGACGAAGAACGGCACGCGAATGCCTCCTTCGAGCAGTGAATGCTTGGCGCCCGAAAGGGGGTGGTTTGTCGGGAGCCGGTCCTGGCCTCCGCCGGGAATTGTCCCCCGGCCGCCGTTATCGGTCATGAAGACGACGTAGGTGCTCTCGGCGATCTGCAGTTCATCGAGTGCCGCCAGTAACTGGCCGATGCCCCGGTCGAGATCTTCCAGCATCGCGGCCCATGCGGGAGTGTACCGGCGATCGGGAGTTCCCCGCTGTTCGTACTTCTTCAGAGTGTCCTCGTGAACTTCGACGCGCAGATGAACGGCGTAGTAGCTGACCTGCACATAGAACGGGTGACCCGCTTCGTGCTGATCACGCATGAACCGGACGGCACGCTGTGTAACCGAGTCGGTTCGTTTCGGATCCTCTTCGATGTGAAATTCTTTCTGCTTGTTGGCCATGCCGCCGGTGACGTTGCCGGTGTGACCGTCGCTGGCGTCGTAGCCGCATTCCTCCGGCGACGAGATCATCCGCTCTCCCCATTTACCGAAGTGTGCACATCGATAAGCGTCGTTGGCCTGCTTGAGGGCCCGTGGGATCGTCATGTGTTCGGCAGGCACCCAGGGACTGGCAAACTCGGTCCCGCTGCGTGCAGCCGATGTGCCGCAGAGGATGCTGCGACGGGTGGGCGTACAGAGCGGAGCCGGTGCATAGCCGCTGGTGAACCGCATTCCTTCACTGGCGATGCGGTTCATGTTGGGGGTGTTCAAGTAGGAGGAGCGCGATTCCGGGACGTCGGGATGAATCTGCGCCGAGGTCTGACTCCATCCCTGGTCGTCGGTGAGTATGAAAAGGATGTTCGGTGGAGATGACCTGTTACCGTTCTCCGCCAGACTCGGAGCGGGACGGCTGGCGAAAAGTACTGCAACAACGCCCGCGGCCAACAGTATTGAGCGCTTTCCAGGCATGTGTCGTCTCCCATCGAAGGAATGGATTCGCAGACGCTTCACCCGGCACTGTACCGGAGATCGGGAAGAAATGGAGAGCGAAACTGATGTCCGGTCGATGGCGGTCCCCTTCGGCGACTCCGACTTTTCTGATGAATTCCCGGTCGGATTGTGTAGAGTGGAGGTTCTCTCACTCATCCAGACGCAATTCCGGGGAACGACATATGCGGGCCCTACTCGTCGGCTCGACCGGCGGACTGCTTCTGCTTCTGCTTCTCTGCTGCGGCACCACTCCGGTGCCGGCCGCTGACGGTGCCGATCGGCTCGAGGAGATCCTCTCTGTCATGCGGGACCGGCAGGAACAGGTTCGCACCTTCGTCGCCGAGTGGATCGAAGCGCCCGGGGCTGACGACGGACGGCAGCGCGAGCGAACCATTCGCCTGACGGTCGGCAGTGAGGGACAGTTTCTGCTCGAATCGTCCCCGACCGGGGAACGGACGGCAGGACAGGCGGGGGCTATGAAATCCTCCTTCGACGGCCGGCGGAATCGTCAGTTCACGGAGGCGGTCGGCAAGGACGACTGGCCCCGCGGCATCGTCTGGGACGATGCGAAGTACGACGAACTGTCCGGAGCGCAGATCCGCATCTGGCTGCTGCATCTGCGACCGTTCTTTCAGCCGCTTCCCGATCTGGGAAACGGGCAGCTGAGAATCACAGAGCAGGACGTACTGCTTGACGGGCATCGCTGCATCGTCGTGGAGAAGCCGGGGCACGACAGCGATTCGTACGTCGAGCGGTACTGGATCGATATCGACCGGGCCTGCATTCTCCGGTCCGAACAACGATCCAAAGAGGGAGGCCGGCTGCTGTTCGAGAGGACCGCCCGATACCGACAGGACGATGGGCTCGGCTGGCTGCCGGAGTCGTGGGAATCCCGCTTCGGCAACGGGAGCAACGCTCTGCGGGCCCGGCTCGTCCGTTTTGAGCGGAATCGGGAATTGCCAGGCGACACGTTCGCGTTCGAGTTTCCCGTCGGCACTGTCGTGTTCGACCGGGACCGGGGTTTGCGACACCTGGTGCTGGCCGACGGCAAAACTCGCGATATTACGCCCGAAGAATCGGCGTCCGGTTTCGACTACCGGGCCCTGCGGGAGATGTCGCCGAGTGAGCTCGCTCCGCGGTTCGATGCGAGGCAGGAGGAATGGACACCTTCGACGATCGTGCTTCTGGCCGCGAACGTGCTGGTGCTGGTGGCCGGAGCGACCTTCTGGTGTCTCAGGCGGGGTGAGTAAGACCGACTCGCCATCGGAGCCGTCGACTTCCACCTTTCACCGATCCAGTGTCTCCTGCATCAGCCGCGCGATGTCATCGGCAGCAGGGTCGCCGATCTCCCGCAGGCCGCGGATCACTCCTTCACGTCGCTCGACGGGATGATTCTGGCTCAGCTTCCACTTGCCCTCGATGCGGTCGATGTCGATCTCGAAGCCGACGATCATCTGCAGCAGCCGGTCGAGAAAGTCGGCATCTCCCGCGTACCGCCAGGGCTGGGGACTGTCTGCCTCGTAGCGCGCGACGGTTTCGTCGACGATGCGGGAAACCGTTGCCCCGTCATCCACCAGGCGAAGCGTCCCGTAGACATGGACGGCGACGTAGTTCCAGGTGGGAACGACGTTCTCCGCCGCATACCAGCGGGGGGAGATATAGGCGTGAGGCCCGTTGAAGATCACGAGCACGCGGCTGCCGTCGGCGGACTTCCACTGCGGATTCGCCCGGGCCATATGACTCCGCAGTCGTCCCTGTGGTGCGGCCTGCCGGTCCAGTAGAAACGGCAGGTGGCTTGCAAGCGGCTCATCACTTTGTGAGATCAGCGTGGCGAAGCCGTGGTGGTCGATGAAGTCATGGTGTGTCGGCAGGTCGTCGACGGCGAAGGAGGCGGGCGTGTACATCGGCAGTCCGGTGCGGGGGCGGGAAACTCGTGCGGCGACGATACCACAGCCGCAGCCGGAGGACACGGCCGGGCGGTGTCGGGTTCGAGGCAGAATGGCCTCGCGCCGTGTCGCGTGGGGAGGGTGGCACGTCCTGGAGCGAAGCGGAGTGATGGGCGTGGCGAGTAAGGCTCGAGACGTGAGGCTTGAGGAATTGGGTAGCCGCGGTTGCTCGTCAACCGCGGCCGGCGCAGCCGGCAAGAGGCCAACACTCATTCTTGCATTGCCGGGCAAGGAAGCCCCCCGTCGTTCCAGGCTCGCCTGATCACTGGTGTACACGGCCCACCGGTCGCGGCCGGTGGGCTTTCGCGTCTCGACGTTGGCTCACCCCACAGCTCTCCGTGTTTCTGTGTCTCGTGTGAAAACAGATGTCGTCCCGGGGGACAACGGTTCCGGGGGCTCCACTCGCTCCGCTCGCTCCGACCCCGGCCACCCATCTCACGCCTGGGCCGCCTCCCCAGCAAGACTCCCATTTTCATCTTCCGGGGCGACGCACCGTCATGACAACTCCGTGGTTCCTCTTCAGCCTGTATCAGTTCTGACTTCATTGGCAATCAGCAGTCCGCAATTGCCGACTCCCCAGAACAGCCTGCATCGGCGATCATCATTCGGTGCCGGACGTTCCCGTTCCCACCGGGGGAATCTGTCCCTTCAGCGGGTCTTCCCTGCCGTCCATCTCGAAGTAACCGGGGCTCTCCAGACCGAAACCGTTCGCGACACGATTGAAGAACGCGAACATCGCGGTGATGTAGACCGCCTCGGCAATCTGAGGCTCGGTCCAGCCGGCGTCGCGCAGCTTCTGGATTTCTTCGGGCGTGTTACGGTACGGCTGGTGGGTGAGGAGCATCGCAAACCGCAGCAGAACCTTTTCCGCTTCTTCCAGAGGAGCCGTTTCGATCTCTCCCCGGCCAACAGCCGCCACGACGTCGTCGTCGGCACCGTGCGTGTGCAGGAAGTACGCGTGCGAATGCATGCAGTAGGGGCAGCGGTTCTGACCGGAGACGAGCGTGGCAATCAGTTCCTTGACCCGTTCCGGCAGATGTCCGTCACAGAAGTGCAGATCCCAGCTGAACTCCATCACCTGCTTCATGAAGTCCGGCCGGTGGCTGAAGCACTTGATGATCTCGGCCACTTTCGTGCGGTTGGGACGCTTCTGAAAGTAGACGTGATAGCCCTCGGCGACTTCGCCTTCGGCATCCTGTTCTTCGATCCACTGGATGAACGGCATGCGGAACCTCGCTGATAAAGACAGACGGGATGATCGGTGGTTCCTGTTGTACCATCCGGCCATCGTTGCTGCCCCCCCTGCTGCAAGCAGGGGCCGCATTCGATCAGCACCCCCCAAGCTCGAGTTCCCAGAAGCAGGCGACCTGGCGGCGTTCGTCCGGCGATGGACCATCTACTGCTGCGGTGCGTCGTCTTTCGTCCGCCGTGCCTGGTCCCGGGCATTCAGCAGATTGCCGACGAGCCGCAGGTAGCCGCCGTCCCACTCGGCGCGAATCCGCAGTCCCCGGTCGACGGGCCCGGCACGCAGGGTGAAGCGGTCGTCCTCATGGCCATCGAACGTCCCGGCAGCAATCTCGCCGATCCTTCGGGCCTTCTCGCCGCTCTGACTCTCCATCAAAGGGATCCAGCGGGTCAGATGGGCCGTCCACTGGACGAGAGCGTGAGGGCGTTCGTTGTGCTGGCCCGGCAACGTCAGCGCTTCACTCAGCGAGTCGAGGGTGCCGTGTCCGCCGACTGCGAACCAGAATGCTTCGTCCCCTGCTCCGACGTACAGGGCCGGGTTGGGACCGTAAACCCGTTCCTCCTGCTTGCGGACACGTGTACCGCGGATGCGATGAAACGTCACTCCCCCAAGCGTGGCGAAGCTGGCGTCCACCGACTGGACGTCAGGTGACTCTGCCAGGTGCGGTACGAGGTCGGTGATGGCGGACCCCAGCCGGTCATCTTCGGCCACCCGGATGCCTCCCAGAATGACCATCTTGCCGGTGGGGACGTTGATGAGCTGGATGAAGCCGTCCGCCACCTGCTGGTCGTTGGTTGCGGCGACCGCATCGAGCAGTCGGGCCACCGGATGATCGACTCCCGGGGCCAGATCTTCTTTCAGCTCGCGGCCGATCTCCTGCCGGGCCAGCTCAATGACGTCTGCGAAGAGGTCGTGAATCACCTGCGGGACCGGCGAGCTCTTGATGACGGTGAGCGGCATCGGGCGGTCGGCAATTGCGACGAAGCGGCTGGGGGCGGGCTGCAGGCGGGTGAACCAGTCGGCCAGTTCTGTCTCGTCTCCACCCCGCAGAATGGCTTCCGCTTCCACGCGACCGTCCTCGGCCGAGTATGTCAGCCCGAGCGAAACCTGCTCGAAGTCGTTGATCAGACGTCGCAACGCGCCGAAAACAGCACTGACGAGGGTCGTGCGGAGCCGGTACTCGGCGTCATTCTCGCTCGACTGCCGTTTCAGCTCGCGGTCCAGATCCCGCTGCAGGTCGCTGTTTGCCTTCTCGAGCAGCTCGCGCGGAAGCCCTGCCTGAAACAACGCAACGGCAACGTCGTGCGAGCCGAGGACGTCGCCGGCAATTGCGGCCGCGTCGGGAGGTGAAGACGCAAGCAGCCGCTCGTCTTCGACGATGTACGCGTAGCCTGCATGAACGCGGACCGGCAGGTCTTTTCTGTCGATGGTGAGCGTGTACGAATCGGGTGAGTCTGCAGCTGTGAGCTGCGCGATACCAAGACCGGCGAGCGTCTGCTGGACCTCCTCGATGCTCGAAACCGGGATAAACAGCATCGGCCGCGGCTCACTATCCGGATCGGTGGGAGCGAACAGCATCATGCCGATTGGACGGCTGCGGTCGATGCCCTTCAGGTCGTTCACACCGACGAGAAAACCGCGGACGATCTGCCCGAACCCGGGCCGTCCAATGTGCTCAGTGACCGCTTCGATATCAGCCACCAGGCCGTCGATACTGCGGACCGTCGCGACGGCCAGCGGCATGTCCGGCGTCGTACTGTCCGCATCGTCCGCACGGACCGCCGTGGCTGCCATCGCAGAGGCGACCGCGAAGACGAGGAGCGCGAATGTGCGGATCAGCGAACCTGTGAGCATCGGGGGATCTCTCTGAAGAGTCGGTCTCGTCGTTGCGAATTGAAGGGCCCGCCTGTGATCGCGATTGCTGTAAACGGGCCGGAGCTTCCACTGAAGTGTACCCGCCCCGGACCGGCCGGGTTGCAATTATTGGTGATCCGCCTGCGGTGCGCAAAGCGGGAGGAGCGAACCGCCGATCTGCCTCTGGTCAGATTCGACGGCGAACGTCAGAATCAGGGTATCTTCAACCGGGATTCAGGACTTTCTCATGAGTGAACGATGGATCAGCGACCGGATGCATCGCATCGATGCGTCCGGCATCCGCAAAGTGTTCGATCTGGCGGCCAGCCTCGATTCGCCGATCAATCTGAGTATCGGGCAGCCTCATTTCGACACGCCCGAGGCGGTCCGGTCGGCTTGCACCCTGGCGGTCGACACCGGCCGGAATGCCTACAGCCAGACGCAGGGAATCAAGCCGCTCGTCGAGGCCCTGCAGAGCCGCGCCGATGCCGAGTATGGCCACGCCGATCGGAAGGCGTTCGTCACCAGCGGGACCAGCGGCGGGCTGATGCTGGCCCTCTGTACGCTGGTCAATCCGGGGGACGAGGTGATCGTCTTCGATCCCTGGTTCGTCATGTACAAGCACCTGACGACGATGGCGGGGGGCAAAGTCGTCAATATCCCCACCTATCCCGATTTCCGCATCGATGTCGATCGGGTGCGGGACGCGATTACCGACCGCACAAAGGTGATCCTGTTCAACAGTCCGGCGAATCCGACCGGAACCGTGGCCGGCGAGGAAGAAGTGCGCGCCCTGGCCGAACTGGCCGCCGAGAAGGATGTCGCTCTCATCAGCGACGAGATCTATCGCCTCTTCTGCTACGACCAGCCGTTCGTTTCGCCGGCACAGTTCAACGATCAGACAATCGTGGTGGATGGCTTCAGCAAGTCGCATTCGATGACCGGCTGGCGGGTCGGCTGGTGTCACGGCCCCGAGCACGTGATCCAGCAGATGCTCAAGCTGCAGCAGTTTACATTTGTCTGCTCGCCGCAGCCGCTGCAATGGGGGGCCCTGGCCGCCCTTGACGAGGATATGTCCTCCCATGTCGACGAGTACCGGAAGAAGCGGAACTTCATGCGGGAGAGCCTGCAGGAGAAGTTCGATATCCGTGGGGCCGACGGAGCGTTCTACATGTTCATCAAGGCTCCGTGGGGAACCGGGAGCGAATTCGTCCGCAAGGCGATCGAGAACAACCTGCTGATCATCCCCGGCAACGTCTTCAGCGAGTCAGACACGCACTTCCGGCTTTCTTACGCCGCCAGTGATGAAACGCTCCGCCGCGGTGTGGAGGTTCTCAACCGCCTGGCCGACGAGGGGCCGTAGGGTGCCGTCGCCGAAGGCGATGCACCGTCCGAGGGACGTAAACGGCAACGATGCATTTGGTGCGTCACGGACGTTCCGGTTGGTGGTGCATGTCTGAGCGTGGTGAGCGTCAGGATCGCTTGCTGTGACACACCCTACGTGCTGGCCGACGAGGGGCCGTAGGAAGCCAGGTCGGGTGCTGTCGCCGGCCGTTGTCGAACGACAGCAGGGTGGCTGGGGTCGAGCCAAAGGCGAGCCCCCAGTTCCCGATGTGACACTTTGACGTACCTGCCCACCGGTCGCAGCCGGTGGGCTTTTCTATGCGCCGATGTATACCGTTCCGGTCGGCAAAGCCGGGCAAACTCTGCCGGCGGGCGAAGCTTTCTGTGATCTGCCGCCGGCGCCCGGCGGCCGCTCCCGGACTCCCGAATTCCGTCCCGATCCGCCCGGTGTTCCGCAAGGTGCCTCCATCGGCGCGGGTAGGTTTGAGGTGTCAGCGCAGGCATGCGCGCACTCAAGGGATGGAGGTGAAGTAATCGTGTTCGGTCGACTGAAAGCTCTGGTAGCCGGCGTGGCGATCGGCGGTGCGTCGATGTTCGTCGCGCAGCAGTACCACATGGTCCGCTATGACGACGGCGTCTTCTTCGTGAAACGCACGACGACCACGGATCTGAAGACCGCCTACGTCGATGTCCGCAAGTGGGGTATGTCGGAGTGGGGCCAGCATCCGCAGGTCGCCTCGGCGCTCACGCGGGACGGGTACGGGGCCCTCGTGATGGCGACGACAGCGAACAAGGTGAAAGAGACGATCACCAAACCGTTCGCCGACCTGAAGATCGAGTTTGAAGACGAGCAGCCCGAAAGCGGTGCCTCTTCGCCGTTCGACTGGGGAGCCGCCATCGCGGGGCCGCAGACGTCCGCGCCTCCCCCCCGTCGTCCGCAGCAGCCGCAGACGGGTGGCGCAGCCCGCGGCGGATGGATGGTCGAGCCCCCGCTGGTCGAAGCAACCTCGGCCGGTCGATCTTCCAAACCGGAGCCGACCGGCGAGACACAGGGGCTGCTGCAGCGTCTGCTGAACGAAGCTTCCAGCCGACTGCTGCCCGGGGAGTCGGCTGACCAGACGTCGACCGATGCATCGCCGACGGATCAGCAGCAGGCATCGACGACCGCACTCAAGCCGTCGGGGGAACTGATCGACGACGCCCTGGCGGAGGACGCTGCGCTGCCCAAGGGGCCGGTGGCCGATTCGCAGCAGCTGGATGTCCAGCAGGTGGCGGCGACGAAGGCCCGGGAGGTGGCGGATGCCGTCGCGGAAGAACTGGCCGGTGAGATCCCGGATGATCTGCTGCCGGGCGTGGAGGCTTTGTCGCGGGCCGGGCCCTCGCGTCAGCGCAGCCGCGCGACGCTCGACGCATCGGAGGCGGACACGGTGGACGAAGCGGCCGGGCAGGTCGACGACCGGTTCGGATTCCTGAAGGACCTGTTCGCCGACATCGTGCCGGAACCGGACGCACCGCGGCACCATGATCCTGCAACCGGATCTGCTGCGGAGTCGCTGGTCTCGGGATCGGGCTGGATCGCGGTGCCGGACGAGACGCCGCAGCGCAGCGAGGTTCCTCCCCTGCCCCGCCGCCGTCCGCTGCCACGGGCCCAGCGGCTGATCCTGACGGAGCCGTTTTAAAAGGGAACCACGGAGTTGTCATGACAGTGCGTCGCCCCGGAGGATGAAAATGGGGGCCTTGCAGGGGACGCAGACCAGGCGTGAGATGGGTGGCCGGGGTCGGAACGAGCGAAGCGAGTGCAGCCCCCGGAACGTTTTCCAAGGTCGCGGCCGCCTGTTTTCATAGGAGTCACGGAGTCACGGAGAGAAGTCGTGCCGGCTGCTGCCAGTCGGGAAGAACGCTCGCCTCTCAATGGAGGAACGTCCGTCCATTAACGTTCGCACTGGCAGGCAAGCCGCCAGCGGCATCCGGCGGATGAATCCGGCTCAACGATCGTTCAGCCGTGCATTCACGAATTCGATCGTTTCGCCAACGGTGACGTGGATGTCTTCGGTCCAGTCGCAGAGGTTGAAGTCTCCAGTCCACTCTTCAATCTTCAGCATGAGTCGCTCGTACTCAAGATCGTCGCCAAGCCGATATCGCGTCGTCGACCGATAAATGTCGGCCAGGTCGTCCGCCGGCCTGAGCTGAAACTTCTGGTGGCGCTCGATGTCAAACGAATCGCAGATTCCGTCCAGA
This region includes:
- a CDS encoding pyridoxal phosphate-dependent aminotransferase, translated to MSERWISDRMHRIDASGIRKVFDLAASLDSPINLSIGQPHFDTPEAVRSACTLAVDTGRNAYSQTQGIKPLVEALQSRADAEYGHADRKAFVTSGTSGGLMLALCTLVNPGDEVIVFDPWFVMYKHLTTMAGGKVVNIPTYPDFRIDVDRVRDAITDRTKVILFNSPANPTGTVAGEEEVRALAELAAEKDVALISDEIYRLFCYDQPFVSPAQFNDQTIVVDGFSKSHSMTGWRVGWCHGPEHVIQQMLKLQQFTFVCSPQPLQWGALAALDEDMSSHVDEYRKKRNFMRESLQEKFDIRGADGAFYMFIKAPWGTGSEFVRKAIENNLLIIPGNVFSESDTHFRLSYAASDETLRRGVEVLNRLADEGP
- a CDS encoding sulfatase, which translates into the protein MAAGVVAVLFASRPAPSLAENGNRSSPPNILFILTDDQGWSQTSAQIHPDVPESRSSYLNTPNMNRIASEGMRFTSGYAPAPLCTPTRRSILCGTSAARSGTEFASPWVPAEHMTIPRALKQANDAYRCAHFGKWGERMISSPEECGYDASDGHTGNVTGGMANKQKEFHIEEDPKRTDSVTQRAVRFMRDQHEAGHPFYVQVSYYAVHLRVEVHEDTLKKYEQRGTPDRRYTPAWAAMLEDLDRGIGQLLAALDELQIAESTYVVFMTDNGGRGTIPGGGQDRLPTNHPLSGAKHSLLEGGIRVPFFVRGPGIEAGSHCHLPVSGYDLLPTFHDLAGGTQTLPDSVDGGSFAALLTNPEEGTVERPADALIFHRPRRRMSAIREGRYKLFVEWNANGKIRSTALFDVHADPAESNDLSASDPERAARLRKMLTDYLAAVDAEQPMAQRQRKK
- a CDS encoding carboxymuconolactone decarboxylase family protein, with product MPFIQWIEEQDAEGEVAEGYHVYFQKRPNRTKVAEIIKCFSHRPDFMKQVMEFSWDLHFCDGHLPERVKELIATLVSGQNRCPYCMHSHAYFLHTHGADDDVVAAVGRGEIETAPLEEAEKVLLRFAMLLTHQPYRNTPEEIQKLRDAGWTEPQIAEAVYITAMFAFFNRVANGFGLESPGYFEMDGREDPLKGQIPPVGTGTSGTE
- a CDS encoding FMN-binding negative transcriptional regulator, with protein sequence MYTPASFAVDDLPTHHDFIDHHGFATLISQSDEPLASHLPFLLDRQAAPQGRLRSHMARANPQWKSADGSRVLVIFNGPHAYISPRWYAAENVVPTWNYVAVHVYGTLRLVDDGATVSRIVDETVARYEADSPQPWRYAGDADFLDRLLQMIVGFEIDIDRIEGKWKLSQNHPVERREGVIRGLREIGDPAADDIARLMQETLDR
- a CDS encoding DUF1559 domain-containing protein, whose protein sequence is MQSDIGNPLSGRASHRSAFTLVELLVAIAIIGILLALLLPAVQQVRATARRTQCRNHLRQIGLAFHNHESQYGRFPSNGWGFLWVGDPDRGTDENQPGGWIYNLLPFVEQSALRDMGKGQTGTDRLAALGDLTEQPLPLFKCPARPAPQEGVHNPLLPPNNAEWRVIVARTDYAVNEGDFITDTLMGPSTLEEGDSGSYAWRDTTNATGICFQRSRVRFADIRDGASNTYLVGEKYVSRLHYQDEGDPGYDQSMYGGVDLDLNRWTIAPPEPDGEPVGIDAARQFGSAHPDGCHFVMCDGSVRQVSYSVDAEVHRSLGNRRDGLPLGGQP